CCGCGGCCGATCCTGCACGGATCGCGGACAGCGCCAGCAACGCGGTCAACATCAACATGGACAGACGGGCGAGCATGCTTCGACAGTAGGAAGGCGCATCGGCGATGACAAGTGCTGCGCCGCACAATTCACTGCATCGTCCACGGCCGTCGACACGAACCGTGAAAGCCACCCCGGCACGGCGCCATCGCGTGGGCCTTGGCGATCACGCCGCAAAAAAAGAAAGGCGGCGCACTGCGCCGCCTTTCGTACACCGTGCGGAACGTCCGCGAATCAGAACGACAGGTCGCCCCAGACGCCGAATTCCTTGGTTTCCACGTCGGTCTTCTTGCTGGCGTTGTCCTGGTGCGTGTACTTGTACACGGTCGCCAGCTTCAGGTTCTTCAGCACCGGGAACTCGACGCCGACGTTCCAGTACTTGTCGGCCAGGGTCGGGTCGATGGTCTTGCTCAGGTCGGTCTTGTCGTAGCGGGCGAAGGCGTTGATGCCGCCGTCGGTCAGCGCCACGCTGCCCCACACCGACCAACCGCTGGACTTGTCGGTGGCCGCGGTCAGCACGTTGTTGAGGTTCTTGGCCTGGAAGTACTCGCCGCCCAGACGGAAGTTGGAATCGGCGTAGGCGACCATCGCATCGGCGCGGGTGTAGTCGTGCTGCGCGTCGAGGATGTCGGTTTCCTTGCCCAGCTTGCCCGAGTAGGCGCCGACGGCGATGGCCAGGTTCTGCATCGGCATGTAGGCCACGCGGCCTTCCACGTCCATGCCCTTGCCGCGGGTCGGGTTCTTGTAGCCGGCGCCGTTGACCACCGACATGGCGTAGTTGACCTGCGAGCCCAGGTCGCCAAAGGCGTGCAGGCCCCAGTCGGAGGAGTTGGCGTACTTCAGGCGGTCGGTCAGGGTGTTCTCGACGTAGCGGTAGCCGTAGTACTTCTCGACGAACGGCACCCACGGCATGTCGGCGGCACCGATGCGCAGCGCGAAGGCGTCGTCGAACTTGCCCTGCACGTAGGCCTTCTTGACGAACAGCTGGGTGTTGGACAGCGCCGAGCTGTACTGGAAGTCGGTGGTCAGGTTGGCCGACCAGATCTCGTTGAAGCTGTGGTCAACGGTCAGGTAGAAGCGCTTGACGTCCAGGCCGGTGCCGCTGGCGGCGGTCTTGGCGCCGCCGCTGGTGCGGTCGATGTTGGTCAGGTCGAAGAACATGCGGCCGCCGATCTTGTTGTCGTTGACCAGCTTGGCGAGCTTGTCGACCTTGGCGGCGCTGGCCTGCGCCGTTTCGGTCGCCTGGGCCTGCACGACATTCACTTCCGACTGCGCGTCGGACTGCGCCTGCAAGGCCTCCGACTGCGCCTGCAGCTGCTGGACCTGGGTCTGCAGCGCTTCGATCTGGGCCTGCAGCTGCTGCAACTGGGCAGCGCTGACGGCGGGCGGGTTGCTGCTGGCCTTGGCCTTCGCCGCGAACGCCTGCGGCGCGGCCGCCAGGCCGAGGCTGGCGAGGATCGCCGTGGCGAGAACATGAGAACGCATTAGGATGTCTCCGATGGGTGGTGGCAGGGTGGGATGGGTGCGGTGCGGCCCCAGTGCGACGGCCCGACCATTTGTAAAGATTCCGTCAAAGACATGACGGTTTTGAGTCAGCTTCGTGTCGAAACGAAGGCATCCGCGCCCGGGAAGGCTGTCACCGGACTGACATCTGATTTTCTTCAGACGTTCATGAAAAAGTCTTGGAATGCACTCGATGCCGGCAGGGGTGCCGGCTTCCCACCTATTCCAGGAGTTCTCCCGATGCGTTCCCTCAAGCTCCGACTGCTGGCAGCCGCCGCGGTCGCTACGTTTTCGCTCGCGGCGCAAGCCACCGATGTCACCGGCGCAGGCTCCAGCTTCGTCTATCCGGTGCTGTCGAAGTGGTCGGCTGCCTATGCCGAGAAAAGCGGCAACCGCGTCAACTACCAGTCGATCGGTTCCGGCGGCGGCATCGCGCAGATCCAGGCGGCCACGGTCGATTTCGGCGCGTCCGACAAGCCGCTCAGCGGCGCGGAGCTGG
This genomic stretch from Xanthomonas sacchari harbors:
- a CDS encoding porin, translated to MRSHVLATAILASLGLAAAPQAFAAKAKASSNPPAVSAAQLQQLQAQIEALQTQVQQLQAQSEALQAQSDAQSEVNVVQAQATETAQASAAKVDKLAKLVNDNKIGGRMFFDLTNIDRTSGGAKTAASGTGLDVKRFYLTVDHSFNEIWSANLTTDFQYSSALSNTQLFVKKAYVQGKFDDAFALRIGAADMPWVPFVEKYYGYRYVENTLTDRLKYANSSDWGLHAFGDLGSQVNYAMSVVNGAGYKNPTRGKGMDVEGRVAYMPMQNLAIAVGAYSGKLGKETDILDAQHDYTRADAMVAYADSNFRLGGEYFQAKNLNNVLTAATDKSSGWSVWGSVALTDGGINAFARYDKTDLSKTIDPTLADKYWNVGVEFPVLKNLKLATVYKYTHQDNASKKTDVETKEFGVWGDLSF